In Salipiger sp. H15, the sequence TTGCTCTGCAGCGCGGCGTTCGAAGCCTCGTCCCGGCCCTGTTTCAGCCCGGCCTCGAAGCCCTCGTTGCGCGCCTTGGTGACCGCCGCGTCGAACTCCGCGCGGGTGTAGATCGCGCCCTGCTTCGGCTGTTCGCCGCGCCGCTGGGACTCGGCCTCGGCGTCGAAGTTGCGGTCGAAGATGAAGCTCATGTCGCGGCTCCCTCGGCGAGCCAGGCCTTCACGACCTTGATCGCGTCATCGGGCTCGCGCTCGATCAGCTCGCCCACCGTGTTGATCCAGCCGCGCTGCACGCCGCCGGTGACCGAGGCGAAGGAGACCATCTCCTCGCTGCCGTCGGGCAGGGGGTCGAGCACGGTGCCGGTGTGGTAGACCGTCTCGTCGCGTCCCCCGGCCTGCGGGCCGCCGTGGATGTGGGTGACGTTGGTCTGGCCGGGCAGGCCGGGCGGGGTCCTCGCGCCCGGCAGCGCCGCGGCGGCGTTCGGCGCGGGCAGGCCGCCCGGCATGTCGGCCGGGTCGAGCTCGTTCGCCGCCATCAGCTTGCCGAGGGCGGGGCGGACCGCGAAGGCCAGCACCGCGGCCACGAGCCCCAGCGCGAAGAGCCCGCGCAGGATGGTGCCGATGTTCTCGGAGAGCACCTGCGCGATGCTGCGCGAGGCGGGTTCGCCGACGTCCATCGAGTAGTCCATGAAGCGCAGGCTGACCACCTCGACCGCGTCGCCGCGCGCCTCGTCGAAGCCCATGGCGCTCTGCACCAGTGCCTGCAGCCGTTCGAGTTCCTCGGTGCTGCGCTCCTCGTACTCGACCGAGCCGTCGGGCTGCACGTTGTAGATGCCGTTGATCAGCACGGCGACCGACATGCGCTGCACGTCGCCGGGCTCGCGCACCGTCTCGACCTGCTTGCCGCCGATCTCGTAGTTGACGATCTCGTTGTTGGAGTTCGAGCTGTTGCTGTTGGTGCCGGGCACCGCATCGGCGAGCGCGGCGGGCACGTCATCGGCGACGCCGACCTCACCGCTGGCGGCGCGCTGGTCCTGCGTCACCTCCTCGCGCGTTTCGGTCGAGCGCACCACGCGCTGATCAGGGTCGTAGGTCTGCTCGCGCACCACCTGCCGCTCGCTGGTCAGGTCGACGCTGACCGTGACGCGGGCATTGCCGGCGCCGACGCGGGCCGACAGGATCTGGGTGATGCGCTGGCTGAGCCGGTCCTCGATCTGCGCGCGGGCCGATTGCAGCGAGGCCTCGCTGCCCGCCTCGCCGTCGTCGGCAAGGATGGTCTCGCCCGAGGCAGAGAGCACCGTCACCTGCGCCGGGGCGAGGTCCGGCACCGCGGACGCAACCAGAGCGCGAATCGCATGGGCCTGCTTCATCCCGATCTGCCGCGAGCCGCGCACGATGACCGAGGCCGAGGGGGTGGGCCGCTCGCGCGAGAAGGGCTCGCGCTCGGGCAGCACGAGGTGCACCCGCGCCGCCTCGACGCCGTCGATGGTCTGGATCGATCGCGCCAGCTCGCCCTCCATCGCGCGCATCCGGTTCACCCGCTGCATGAAGCTGTTCATGCCAAGGCCGCTCTGCTCGTCGAAGAGCTCCCAGCCCGGGGTGCCCTCGTTCGGCAGGCCGAGCGAGGCAAGCTCCATGCGGGCGCGGGCCATGTCCTCGGCCGGAACGCTGACCGCGGTGCCCGCGGTGTCGGTGCGGCTGCGGATGCCCGCGGCCTCGAGCGAGTCGACGATGCGCGCGGCGTCCGCCGGGTTCAGGTCGCGGTAAAGCGCGATGTAGTCCGGCGTCGTGATGACCGACAGGCCGAAGAATACCGCCAGAACAAGGGCGAACCCCGTGCCTCCCAGCACCGAGAGCCGTCGCCATCCCAGCGATTTCAGATTTTCCAGTATCGCCTGCACCTGTCCTGCGCCCTGCCGTGTCGCCTTCGGCAAGAATAAACACAACTGTTCTTGCTCATCAAGAACTATGGGGGAAGTTCTGCTTGCCTAATGCGAAGATTTCCAGCATGGTATGACAAGATTAACCACCACTCCCGAAGACGGTCCATGGCTGACGCAACAACGACCGAGAACAGTTCAGGCGCCACCTCGAAGAAGGGGAAAATCGTCATCGCGCTGGCCATTGCCCTGGCTTGCGTCGTGGCGTTGCTGGTCGGCCTGATGGCCTCGGCGGGGCCGGGCGGGCTTGGCGCGCTGATCGGCCGGGACAGTGCCGGGGCCGAGGGGTCCGGGCAGCACGGCGCGGCGCCGGGACACGCGGCCACGCCGGTTTCCTCGGGTGGCGCCAACGTGCTCGATCTGCCGAAGGCGCCCGAGAACATCATCGTGCTGCCGTTCCAGGAGATCATCGTCAACATCACCGCGACCACCGCCACCGGCCGCCAGACCTCGCGGTTCCTGAAGCTGAACCTCGCGCTGGTCTACGACAACACCCTGCCCGGGGCGGCGGCGATCGAGAGCCGGCAGCTCTTCATGCGCGACAGTTTCCAGGACTACCTGCGGCAGCTCAACGAGAGCGACCTGCAGGGGTCGATCGGGCTTGCCCGGCTGAAGGCCGAACTGCTGCGCCGGGCGCGGGCGATCACCGACAGCGACGCGCCGCTGGAATTCCTCATCGCGGACCTGATCATCCAATGACCCAGCCGAGCCAAGCCATGATCGACACCCGCGCCGTCGAGGAGCTGATCGTCGAGCGTGCAAAGCGCTCCTATGCGCGCCTGCCGATGCTCGAGGTGGTGTTCGACCGGTTCGCCCTTTCGCTGGCGCAGGTGCTCAAGGCCTATCTCGGCGCGATGGTCGACGTGAGCCTCGCCAAGGTCGACTATCTCACCTGCCAGGACGCGATCGACGGGCTGCCCGAACCGGCGCTGATCGGGGTCACCGACGCGGTCGAGTGGGGCGGCACCATCGCCGCGGCGCTGCGGCCGGAACTGCTCTACTCGATCCTCGAGATCACCTTCGGCGGGCGGACCGTGCCGGAAAGCCCGCGCATCGTGCGCAACTTCACCGGCATCGAGAAGCGGATCGGCAAGAACTTCTGCGAGCGCACGCTCGCCGAGCTGTCCCACGCCTTCGAGAAGGTCACGCCGGTGCGCTTCGAGGTCAGCCATCTCGAGACCAATCCCAAGGCGCTGATGCTGGGGCCGCCGACCAGCTCCTGCGCCCGCGCGGTGCTGAAGATCAACATCGAGGACCGGATCGGCGAGATGGTCTTCCTGCTGCCGACGACGGCCTTCGAGGCGGTGGCGGATGTGCTGTCGCAGAACTTCACCGGCGGCCAGCTTGGCGGCGACACCGGCTGGCGGATGAAGCTGACCGACAAGCTCGGCACCACCAACATCCCGGTCTCGGCGGTGCTGGGCGAGGCCCGGATCACCCTGCGCGAGGTGCTGTCCTGGATGCCGGGGCAGGTTCTCGACCTCGGGATGCAGGTGGACGATCCGGTGAAGATTTCGGTCATCGGCAAGGATATCGCGCTCGCCGAGGTGGGACGCCGCAAGAACGGCAAGATCGCCCTCAAGATTTCTGAAAAATTGTACGAAGAAGAGGATTTGCCCAATGTCCTTCTTGATTGACATTGCCATTCTGGTGCTTCTCGTCGGAACGCTGACCTACGCCTGGGTGGTGGATCGCCGCGTGCGCGTGCTGATGGCGGCGCTGCGCGAGCTGGAGCCGATGATCGGCAATTTCTCCGCCGCGGTGGACAAGTCCGAGACGGCGGTGTCGGCGCTGCGCGCGGCCGGCGAGCAGGCCGCCGAGGCGCGCGCCCGGCGCCAGCGTGAGCCCGAGCTCAGCCGCAACGAGGCGCCCTCCTTCCGCACCTCGCGCGAACGTCCGACCCGTCCGGCGGGCACGGCCTCGGTGTCGGGCAAGTCCGAACTGGTGCGCGGCTTCTTCGAGACCGTGCGCAACCGCGAGGCCTGATCCCGATGCGTCCCATCACCTTCCTCCTGATCGGGCTGGCCATCGCGGTGATCGGCAAGATCGGCGTGACGCTGGCTGACGAGGCGCAGCTGGCGGCGCTCCCGACGCCGCCGCGGGCCGAGCAGACGATGTTCGTCGGCGCGGCCTCGGCGGCTGCCAGCAGCGAGCCCGAACCCGCGCCGGTGCCGGGCAAGGCCACCGCTGCCGCGGCCGATCCGGCGCTGCTCTGCGAGGGCGGGCCCGAGGAGCTGCTGGAATCCATCCGCGCCGAGCGCGAGCTGCTGGTCGCGCAGAAGGCGCGCAACGCCCAGAACGAGGCCGAGCTCGACCTCGCGCGCGAGACCCTCGAGGTCGAACAGCAGCGGCTGGCGGACCTGAAGGTCGAGCTGGAAGGGCTGCTGGAGAAGGTGAAGGCCGCGCATACCTCCGACGTCGACCGGCTGGTCGCGCTCTATCGCAACATGAAGCCAAAGGATGCGGCGACGATCATGGACGACCTCGACATCGAGGTCTCGGTGATGGTGCTCGGCACGATGAACGAGCGCGACGCGGCGCCGATCATGGCGGCGCTGAACCCGGTGCGGGCGCGGGCGATCTCGCAGATCATCCTCGAACGCTCGAAGCTGCCGGGCGACCAGCGTCTCGACGACATCCGCCTCTGACCCAAGGTTCCCTCGTGAAAGCGCCGGCCTGCATCCGCGGGCCGGCGCTTTTACGTTTGCGCGTGTCTGCCGGGGCGGATCAGCTCGCCAGCTGGTAATAGGCCGCCTTCGCCTCGATCAGCGCGTCGTGGCTGCCGCTCTCGACCACGCGGCCCTCTTCCAGCACCACGATGTGGTCGGCGTCGCGCACGGTGTTGAGCCGGTGCGCGATGACCAGCGTGGTGCGCCCCACCGCCAGTCGCGACAGCGCCGCCTGCACCTCGCGCTCCGTGGTCCGGTCGAGCGCCGAGGTCGCCTCGTCGAGCAGCAGGATCGGCGGGTTCTTGAGGAACACCCGGGCGATCGCCACCCGCTGCCGCTGTCCGCCCGAGAGCATCACGCCGCGCTCGCCCACCACCGTGTCGAGCCCGGCGGGCAGGCTCTCGACCAGCGGTCCGAGCTGGGCATGGGCGACCGCGGCGAGGATCTCCGCCTCGCTGGCCTCCAGCTTGCCGTAGGCGATGTTCTCGCGCAGCGTGCCGCCGAAGAGGAAGACATCCTGCGACACGAGCCCGATCTGCTGGCGCAGCGAGGCGAGGGTCATCTTGCGGATCGGGACGCCGTCGATGCGGATCTCGCCCGCCGTGGGCTCGTAGAAGCGCGGCAGCAGCGCCATGAGGCTCGACTTGCCCGCGCCCGACGACCCGACCAGCGCCACGGTCTCGCCGGGATGGATGTCGAGCGAGACCTCGTGCAGCACGCCGCGCGCGCCGTCATAGGCAAAGCTCACCTTGTCGAAGCTGATCTCGCCGCGGAAGGCCGGGGCGGCGATCGCGTCCGGCGCGTCGGCGATGTCGGCCTCGGTGGCCAGAAGCTCGGTGTAGCGACGGAAGCCGGCGATGCCGCGCGGGTAGGTCTCCATCACCGCGGCGATCTTCTCGAGCGGACGGAAGAACACGCCGACCAGCAGCAGGAAGCCGACGAAGCCGCCTTCCGACAGCGTGCCGTCGAAGACGAAGGCCGCCCCCGCCACCATGACCACCACCTGCACGAGGCGCATGCCGGTGTAGTGCAGCGCCGTCAGCTTGGCCATGATGCGGTAGGCGTCGAGCTTGGTCTCGCGGTAGCGGCGGTTGTCCTGCTCGAAAAGGGCGCGCTCGTGCGGCTCGTTGGAGAAAGCCTGCACCACGCGGATGCCGCCGAGGCTTTCCTCGAGCCGCACGTTGAAGGCGCCGACCCGGCCGTAGATCGCCTGCCAGGCCTGCGTCATGCGCCCGCCGTAGACCGCCACCAGCCAGACCATGACCGGCACGATGACCAGCGTCATCAGCGCCAGCGGCAGGTGGATCCAGGCCATCAGCCCGAAGGCCCCGGCGAAGGTCATCAGCGCGATGAAAAGGTCCTCGGGCCCGTGGTGCGCGACCTCGCCGATCTCCTCGAGATCGCGGGTGACGCGGGCCACCAGCTTGCCGGTCTCGGCGCGGTCGTACCAGCGCCAGCTGAGCTTGGTCAGGTGCGCGAAGGCGCGGCTGCGCATCTCGGTCTCGATGTTGATGCCCAGCATGTGGCCCCAGTAGGTGACCACGATCATCAGCAGCGCGTTGATCATGTAGACCGCCACCAGCCCGAAGCCGGCGAGCAGCGTCAGCGTCCAGTCGCCGCCCGGCAGCAGGTGGTCGATGAAACCGGCGATGGCGATCGGAAAGGCCAGCTCGAGCAGGCCCGAGGCCACGGCGGATCCGAAGTCGAGCCAGAAGAGCCGCATGTGCGGGCGGTAATAGGCGAAGAACTGGCGCAGCATCCGGCTGTCTCCCGAGGGTAGGTACGCAATCCTGCCGCAAAAGGCAGGAAGGGGCACCGCATCCATAGACGCGGCGCCCCGGCTTGTCAGGTGTAACGCGTCACCACTTGTAGGTCAGGCGGGCCTGAACCGTCCGGCCGTCGCCGTAGTAGCAGCCGAAGCTGCCGCAGTTGGCGACATAGGCCTCGTCGGTGAGGTTGCTGACGTTGACCGCCAGCTGCATGTCCTCGGTGATCGCGTAGGAGGCCTGCAGGTCGACCAGCGTCACGTCGTCGAGCTCGTAGAGGTTCGCCGCGTCGCCGTAGCGCTCGCCGATGTAGCGCACACCCCCGCCGAGGGTCAGACCGTCGAGCGCGCTGCCCGGCGCGAAGTGGTAGTTTGCCCAGAGGCTGGCATTGTGCAGCGGCGCGTTGGGCATGCGGTTGCCGTCGTTGTCGCCCTCGATCTGCTCGGTCAGGTTCCAGGCATAGGCGCCGCGGATGTTCCAGCCGTTCTCGAGATCGGCCGAACCCTCGAGTTCGAGACCCTGCGAATGCACCTCGCCGACCTGCCGCTCGTCGCCGACGCCGAACTCGTCGGTGAAGACGGTTTTGACGTTGGTCTGGCGCAGGTCGTAGAGCGCCGCGCTGAAGAAGCCGTTGAAGCCGAGGGGCTGGTACTTGACCCCCGCTTCCCACTGCTTGCCCTCGCTCGGCTCGAAGGTGTTGCCGTCGTTGTCGACGCCGATCTCGGGATCGAAGGAGGTGGCGTAGCTGATGTAGGGCGCGACGCCGTTGGCGAAGACGTAGCTCAGGCCGACACGGCCGGTGGTCGCCTCGTCATCCTGGTCGACGTCGGTGCTGCTCTCGTAGATCGCGCCGCCCCAGTTCATCCAGGTGCCCGCGGTGCCGGTCTGGCTGGCCCAGTCATGGCGCAGCGCCAGCGAGGCGCGCCAGTTGCCGAGCGCCATCTCGTCCTGCGCGTAGATGCCGATCTGCTCGAGCGTCAGGTCGTTGGTCTCGGAATACCACGCATCGCCGAGGTTGGCGCCGTTGTAGGACGGGTGCGAGAAGCTGATCGCGTCCGCGTTGAGGAAATCGGTGGTCTCCTCGATGCCGTAGCGGCGCATGTCGAGGCCGAACAGCAGCCGGTGGCTGACCGCGCCGGCGTCGAGGCTGCCATTGAGCCGCAGGTCGAGGTTCTGCGAATAGCTGTCCTCGGAGGTGCCGTTGGCGCCGCGGGTGATGGTGTCGCCGTCGGTGACGCCGTTGTTCACGTAAAAGCCGGTGTAGTCCCAGTCGAACTTCTGGAAGCGGAAGTTGGCGTCGAGCGACCAGTCGGCACTGAGGTCGTGGTGTGCCTCGAAGCCGAGGTTCAGCGTCTCGCGGTCGCTCTCGTCATCCTTGGGATCGCCTGCGTAGAAGTCGCGAAGGTCCTCGTCGTCCTTCTCGCCGACGAGGTCGTAGGGGATTCCCGCCGGGGTGATCGGGCTGTCCTTCATCCACGAGCCGAGGAATTGCAGCGAGGTCTGTTCGGTCGGCCCCCAGCGGGTGGCAAGGCCGAGGTACTGGCGGCTGTTCTCCAGCTCCTCGACATCCTCCTCGCTGTCGCGCGCCACGGCGGTGACGCGGGCGGCGAAGGTGTCGCTGAAGGCGTGGTTGTAGTCGATGAAGCCCTCGGTCGCCTTGGGATCGCCGATGCCGACGCCGACCTCGCCGAAGCTGAGGAACTGCGCGCGCTTCTGGATCTGGTTGATCACGCCGCCGGGGATGCCCGCGCCATAGAGCACCGAGGCCGGGCCCTTCAGCACCTCGACCCGCTCGAGCGAGTAGACCTCGAACGAGGGCGCGCCGCGCTCGCGCAGCTGGCGCAGCCCGTTGAGGTACTGCGCATTGCTGCCGTTGAAGCCGCGCACCGTGGGGCTGTCGAAGCGCGGGTCGGTGCCGTAGGGCTGCGCGGTGACGCCCGCGGTGTAGCCCAGTGTGTCGCCGAGGGTCGTGGCACCCTGGTCCTCGATCTGCTCGCCGGTGATCACCGAGATCGACTGCGGCGTCTCGAGGATCGGCGTGCCGGTCTTGGTTGCGGTCTGCGCGGTGGTGGCGACGTAGCCCGGCACCGGGTCCGAGGGATCGTACTCGCCCTCGAGCACGATCTCGCCGAGGTCGAAGAGGTCTGCGGTGGATTGCGCCTGCGCCGCCCCGGCAAGGGCAAGCAGGCTGGCACTGGCCAGATAGGACAGGCGGAGGGTGCTGGTCATGTCACGTTCCACGATACGGATTTTTTCCGAGTAATTATCTCGGGATTTGTGGCGGGGCTTGAACCAGACCGCCGTGATTTGACGAAATCGCGCGCGTTCTGCCGCGCCGCCAAGCGCCCGGCGTCTCTCCCTGCGTGCCGCGGAAGGCGCGGGTGAGGTGGGCCTGGTCGGAAAACCCGACCGCCGCGGCGATCTCGGCGAGCCCCATGCCGGTGTCGGTCATCAGCCCCATCGCCGCCTCGACGCGCAGCTGCGTCAGCCAGCGCTGCGGGGTGGTGCCGAGGCTCTGCTTGAAGGCGCGGGTCAGCCAGCTTTCGGACAGCCCGGCGCGCTCGGCGAGCTCGGCCACCTCGATCCGCCGGTGCAGCGCGCCCGAGGCGTGGCTGCGCAGGTCGCGGATCACGTGGGGCGGCAGGCCGCCGCGCCGGGGCGCGGCCTCGGTCGCGCCGAGGTCGAGCACCTCGCAGAGCAGCGCCGACAGCAGCCCGTCGAGCATGAGATCCGGCCGCGACGGGCTCTGCACCTCCTCGGCCAGCATCGCGGCGAGCGCCCCGGCCCGGCTGGGACCGGTGAGAAAATGCGCCTCGTCCATCCGCCGCGCGCCGTCGGCGCCGCGCAGCCGCTGCGCCAGTGGTCCGGCCTCGAGGTGGAAGTCGAGGTGGGCGTAGTCGCGCTCTTCGGTCAGCACGCTCCAGAGCGGCACGCCTGCGGGAATGTAGAACGCACCGACCCCCTCCATCCACGGCCCGTCGGGCGTGGTGCGCAGGTTCATCGCGCCGCCCGGCGGGCCGAGGAACACCACCAGCCGCGGGTCGGGCGAGCTGTAGAAGCCGCCGCCGCCAACCTCGCCATGCACGTGCCAGACATCGGCGATGGCCCCGCCCCAGCGCCGCCAGCGCAGCGGGCGCGTGGTGCTGATGGCTCGGGTTTGCGATGTCATGCGGGGCATGAAGGTCATGGCGGCTCGGATCTGTCGTGCAGGGGAGGGCGGCTGGCGGGCGGGAAGGGCCCGGAAAACCGGCGGGAGTTTCGGCTTGGACCTGACCGCTGCGCGACCGCGTTCCTGGCTCGTTGTGGCCATCTAGGCTTTCCTGACAGCTTTAGTCAAGCAAGTCGCCGGGAGACGTGCGACCGGTACGCCGGAGAGGCGCTTGATTCGTGACGGAATCCGCCGCCCCGGCCCCGCGCGCAGGGGGGGCGCCTGACCCTCCCGGGCGCGGGCCCCGAGAAATTGCACAAATGAAAGGCATCATTAGCCGGATTTCCCGGGTCGACCTTAGGTCCTTCCCAGCGGCCACGAATTTTCATACCATTTGGTTTGATCGGTTGCTATGAGATCGCCAGTCGCTGCGACGCGGCGAGAAGTTTCGAAAGGGCAGGGCATGAAACGATACTGGGCGGATTTCAGCAGCCGGGAGTTTGCCGCGCTCGACCGCGAGAAGCTGATCGCGGTGCTTCCGCTCGGCGCGATCGAGCAGCACGGCCCGCACCTGCCCATGTCGGTCGATACCGCCTCGGTGAACGGCATCGTCTCGCGGCTGGCCGAGCGCCTGCCCGAGGCGAGCCCGGTGGTCTTCCTGCCGACCCAGGCGGTGACCAAGAGCAACGAGCACAGCGCCTATCCCGGCAGCCTGACGCTCTCGGCCGAGACGCTGCTGCGCGTCTGGACCGAGATCGGCGCCTGCGTCGCCCGCTCGGGCGTGCGCAAGATCGTCCTGCTGAACGGTCATGGCGGCAATATCCCGGCGATGGACATCGTCGCCCGCGAGCTGCGCGAGAAGCACCGGATGATGGCCTTCTGTCTCAACTGGTTCTCCGTGGGCATGCCGGAAGGCGTCTATTCCCCGCGCGAGCTGCGCCACGGCATCCACGCCGGCGACATGGAGACCTCGGTCCTGCTGGCGCTCGATCCCGAGAACGTCGACATGTCCCAAGCCCGCGACTTCCCCTCGCAGGCCGAGACCTGGGCCACCGAGACCCCGTCGATCGCGCTGCCCGGCCCGGCAAGGCCCGCCTGGCTGACGCAGGATCTCAGTAGCGCGGGGGCCTGCGGCGAGGCACATCTGGCCAGCGCCGAGAAGGGCGAGGCGACGCTCGATCACGCGGTCGCCCGGCTCATCGACATCTTCGACGAGATCGACCGCGCGCCGCTGTCGCGCCTCGACGCGCAACCCGACTGGTAAGGAGCCCGCCCATGCCTCTCGACACCTCCGCGCAGGGCGCTGCGCAAATCGAGATGTCCCACGTCTTCAAGCGGTTCGACAATGGAACGCTGGCGCTGCAGGACATGGATCTCACCATCCGGCAGGGCGAGTTCGTCAGCCTGCTCGGGCCTTCGGGTTGCGGCAAGTCCACCGCGCTGCGGATGATCTCGGGGCTGCTGGCGCCGTCGTCGGGGCAGATCACGGTGAACGGCCACGCGCCCGGCAAGGGCGTGCAGGGCGGCGACGTCAGCTTCGTCTTCCAGGAGCCGACGCTGATGCCCTGGGCCACGGTCTTCGACAACGTCTACCTGCCGCTGAAGCTGCGCGGCCTCAGCCGCAAGCAGGCCGAGCCGCAGGTGCGCGAGGCACTCGAGATGGTGGGCCTTGCCAAGTTCGGCGCGAGCTACCCGCGCGAGCTCTCGGGGGGCATGAAGATGCGGGTCTCGATCGCCCGCGCCATGGTCACCAAGCCGAAGCTGCTGCTGATGGACGAGCCCTTCGCGGCGCTCGACGAGATGACCCGTTTCAAGCTCAACAACGACGTGCTGAACCTCTGGCGGCGCAACGGGCTGACGGTGATCTTCGTCACCCACTCGGTGTTCGAGAGCGTCTATCTGTCGAGCCGTGTCGTGGTCATGGCGCCGCGCCCCGGCCGCGTGGTGCATGACATCGCGCTGCCGGATGCCAGCACCCGCGACGAGCACTACCGCACCACGCCTCAATATGCCGAGACCTGCCGTCTCGTGTCGGACGCACTCGAAGGGACCATGGACGATGTCGACCTCAACCACTGACCCCGTGACCATGGCCCCGCAGAGCGCCCCCGTGCCCGCCCCTGCCGAAGACCCCGTCCTGCGCGCCGCCCGGCGCGAGCGCCGGATGCGCATCGTGATGCCCTGCCTCGCGCTGCTCGCGGCGCTCGGGCTCTGGGAATTCCTCGTGCGCTACAACAATATCCCGCACTACCTGATCCCGGCACCGAGCCTCATTCTTGAGACCCTGTGGAAAGACGGCCCCTCGCTGCTGTCGAGCGCCTGGTTCACCGTCAAGCTGACGCTGCTCTCGCTCGGCCTCGCGATCATCGGCGGCGTCGCGCTGGGGATGGTGTTTGCCCTGTCGCGCACCGTCGAGATGAGC encodes:
- a CDS encoding flagellar basal body-associated FliL family protein; translation: MADATTTENSSGATSKKGKIVIALAIALACVVALLVGLMASAGPGGLGALIGRDSAGAEGSGQHGAAPGHAATPVSSGGANVLDLPKAPENIIVLPFQEIIVNITATTATGRQTSRFLKLNLALVYDNTLPGAAAIESRQLFMRDSFQDYLRQLNESDLQGSIGLARLKAELLRRARAITDSDAPLEFLIADLIIQ
- a CDS encoding ABC transporter ATP-binding protein, translating into MLRQFFAYYRPHMRLFWLDFGSAVASGLLELAFPIAIAGFIDHLLPGGDWTLTLLAGFGLVAVYMINALLMIVVTYWGHMLGINIETEMRSRAFAHLTKLSWRWYDRAETGKLVARVTRDLEEIGEVAHHGPEDLFIALMTFAGAFGLMAWIHLPLALMTLVIVPVMVWLVAVYGGRMTQAWQAIYGRVGAFNVRLEESLGGIRVVQAFSNEPHERALFEQDNRRYRETKLDAYRIMAKLTALHYTGMRLVQVVVMVAGAAFVFDGTLSEGGFVGFLLLVGVFFRPLEKIAAVMETYPRGIAGFRRYTELLATEADIADAPDAIAAPAFRGEISFDKVSFAYDGARGVLHEVSLDIHPGETVALVGSSGAGKSSLMALLPRFYEPTAGEIRIDGVPIRKMTLASLRQQIGLVSQDVFLFGGTLRENIAYGKLEASEAEILAAVAHAQLGPLVESLPAGLDTVVGERGVMLSGGQRQRVAIARVFLKNPPILLLDEATSALDRTTEREVQAALSRLAVGRTTLVIAHRLNTVRDADHIVVLEEGRVVESGSHDALIEAKAAYYQLAS
- a CDS encoding FliM/FliN family flagellar motor switch protein gives rise to the protein MIDTRAVEELIVERAKRSYARLPMLEVVFDRFALSLAQVLKAYLGAMVDVSLAKVDYLTCQDAIDGLPEPALIGVTDAVEWGGTIAAALRPELLYSILEITFGGRTVPESPRIVRNFTGIEKRIGKNFCERTLAELSHAFEKVTPVRFEVSHLETNPKALMLGPPTSSCARAVLKINIEDRIGEMVFLLPTTAFEAVADVLSQNFTGGQLGGDTGWRMKLTDKLGTTNIPVSAVLGEARITLREVLSWMPGQVLDLGMQVDDPVKISVIGKDIALAEVGRRKNGKIALKISEKLYEEEDLPNVLLD
- a CDS encoding ABC transporter ATP-binding protein; its protein translation is MPLDTSAQGAAQIEMSHVFKRFDNGTLALQDMDLTIRQGEFVSLLGPSGCGKSTALRMISGLLAPSSGQITVNGHAPGKGVQGGDVSFVFQEPTLMPWATVFDNVYLPLKLRGLSRKQAEPQVREALEMVGLAKFGASYPRELSGGMKMRVSIARAMVTKPKLLLMDEPFAALDEMTRFKLNNDVLNLWRRNGLTVIFVTHSVFESVYLSSRVVVMAPRPGRVVHDIALPDASTRDEHYRTTPQYAETCRLVSDALEGTMDDVDLNH
- a CDS encoding flagellar motor switch protein; this translates as MSFLIDIAILVLLVGTLTYAWVVDRRVRVLMAALRELEPMIGNFSAAVDKSETAVSALRAAGEQAAEARARRQREPELSRNEAPSFRTSRERPTRPAGTASVSGKSELVRGFFETVRNREA
- a CDS encoding TonB-dependent siderophore receptor, whose amino-acid sequence is MTSTLRLSYLASASLLALAGAAQAQSTADLFDLGEIVLEGEYDPSDPVPGYVATTAQTATKTGTPILETPQSISVITGEQIEDQGATTLGDTLGYTAGVTAQPYGTDPRFDSPTVRGFNGSNAQYLNGLRQLRERGAPSFEVYSLERVEVLKGPASVLYGAGIPGGVINQIQKRAQFLSFGEVGVGIGDPKATEGFIDYNHAFSDTFAARVTAVARDSEEDVEELENSRQYLGLATRWGPTEQTSLQFLGSWMKDSPITPAGIPYDLVGEKDDEDLRDFYAGDPKDDESDRETLNLGFEAHHDLSADWSLDANFRFQKFDWDYTGFYVNNGVTDGDTITRGANGTSEDSYSQNLDLRLNGSLDAGAVSHRLLFGLDMRRYGIEETTDFLNADAISFSHPSYNGANLGDAWYSETNDLTLEQIGIYAQDEMALGNWRASLALRHDWASQTGTAGTWMNWGGAIYESSTDVDQDDEATTGRVGLSYVFANGVAPYISYATSFDPEIGVDNDGNTFEPSEGKQWEAGVKYQPLGFNGFFSAALYDLRQTNVKTVFTDEFGVGDERQVGEVHSQGLELEGSADLENGWNIRGAYAWNLTEQIEGDNDGNRMPNAPLHNASLWANYHFAPGSALDGLTLGGGVRYIGERYGDAANLYELDDVTLVDLQASYAITEDMQLAVNVSNLTDEAYVANCGSFGCYYGDGRTVQARLTYKW
- the fliF gene encoding flagellar basal-body MS-ring/collar protein FliF, whose translation is MQAILENLKSLGWRRLSVLGGTGFALVLAVFFGLSVITTPDYIALYRDLNPADAARIVDSLEAAGIRSRTDTAGTAVSVPAEDMARARMELASLGLPNEGTPGWELFDEQSGLGMNSFMQRVNRMRAMEGELARSIQTIDGVEAARVHLVLPEREPFSRERPTPSASVIVRGSRQIGMKQAHAIRALVASAVPDLAPAQVTVLSASGETILADDGEAGSEASLQSARAQIEDRLSQRITQILSARVGAGNARVTVSVDLTSERQVVREQTYDPDQRVVRSTETREEVTQDQRAASGEVGVADDVPAALADAVPGTNSNSSNSNNEIVNYEIGGKQVETVREPGDVQRMSVAVLINGIYNVQPDGSVEYEERSTEELERLQALVQSAMGFDEARGDAVEVVSLRFMDYSMDVGEPASRSIAQVLSENIGTILRGLFALGLVAAVLAFAVRPALGKLMAANELDPADMPGGLPAPNAAAALPGARTPPGLPGQTNVTHIHGGPQAGGRDETVYHTGTVLDPLPDGSEEMVSFASVTGGVQRGWINTVGELIEREPDDAIKVVKAWLAEGAAT
- a CDS encoding creatininase family protein gives rise to the protein MKRYWADFSSREFAALDREKLIAVLPLGAIEQHGPHLPMSVDTASVNGIVSRLAERLPEASPVVFLPTQAVTKSNEHSAYPGSLTLSAETLLRVWTEIGACVARSGVRKIVLLNGHGGNIPAMDIVARELREKHRMMAFCLNWFSVGMPEGVYSPRELRHGIHAGDMETSVLLALDPENVDMSQARDFPSQAETWATETPSIALPGPARPAWLTQDLSSAGACGEAHLASAEKGEATLDHAVARLIDIFDEIDRAPLSRLDAQPDW
- a CDS encoding AraC family transcriptional regulator; amino-acid sequence: MTFMPRMTSQTRAISTTRPLRWRRWGGAIADVWHVHGEVGGGGFYSSPDPRLVVFLGPPGGAMNLRTTPDGPWMEGVGAFYIPAGVPLWSVLTEERDYAHLDFHLEAGPLAQRLRGADGARRMDEAHFLTGPSRAGALAAMLAEEVQSPSRPDLMLDGLLSALLCEVLDLGATEAAPRRGGLPPHVIRDLRSHASGALHRRIEVAELAERAGLSESWLTRAFKQSLGTTPQRWLTQLRVEAAMGLMTDTGMGLAEIAAAVGFSDQAHLTRAFRGTQGETPGAWRRGRTRAISSNHGGLVQAPPQIPR